The genomic window TCTTTTCACCTCTTCACTTTTATATATGCAAGTATGATGCCAACTTTTCCAAAACCACAGAATGCGGTTACAAAAGGTTTTTAGGTAAATTATACTGTTTAAACACTTTTCTTTTTTTCTAAACAACTTAAACACTTAAAAAAGACACTGTTTCTTAAAGTTAAGAAACAATGTCTTTTAATGATTATTTAGTTATCTTTTTGAAAAAAGGCATCTAATAAGGCACGTACTTCATCTGTTGATTTGGTATTCATTAAACTAACACGTAAATCACTGGCTCCTGGAAAGCCTTTGACATAAATTTTAAAGAATCGATGCAAACCAACAATGGAACGTGGCACTTGTTTAGCATACTCATCTTGTAAGTCTAATTGAAGTCTCAATAGCCCTAATAAGTCTTCTGTTGAATGATTTTTAGGTTCTTTCTCAAAAGCATATGGATTTTTAAATATTCCTCTTCCTATCATGACACCATCCACACCATATTTTTCGACTAACTCAAGTCCCATCTGCCGATCAAGCACATCTCCATTAATAGTAATGAGTGTATTAGGTGCTATCTCATCTCTTAATGCCAATATTTCTGGAATTAATTCCCACTTAGCGGGTACTTTACTCATTTCATCTCGAGTTCTTAAATGAATCGACAAGTTCGCTATATCTTGTTTTAAAATATGTGTCAGCCAATCTATCATCTCATCTTGTGAGTGATACCCAATACGTGTTTTCACACTGACTGGTAGCCCACCTTCTTTTGCTGCGGCGATTAATTCGGCCGCCACGTCAGGACGTAATATTAAGCCACTACCTTTCCCACGTGTTGCAACATTAGGGACAGGACATCCCATATTAATATCTATGCCTTTGAATCCCATCTCTTTTAATTCTGTACTCATCTGTCTAAAGTACTCAGGATTATCTCCCCAGATATGTGCCACGATAGGTTGCTCGTCTTCTTCAAAGACCAATCTTCCTTGAACGCTTTCTTTACCATCGGGATGACAAAAACTATCCGAGTTAGTAAATTCGGTAAAAAACACATCAGGTGCACCCGCTTCTTTAACCACATGACGAAATACCACATCCGTCACGTCTTCCATTGGTGCTAAAATAAAAAATGGCTTCGGTAATTCTTGCCAAAAGTTGGTTGTCATATAAGTTTCTCCGTTCTAAATCCTTTTACTAAGTCACTTGGTATTATACTAATAATGACAAAAAGACGCAAAGGCTATAGTCTCAAACTATAACAAAAAACAGACAACTCAAAAATGAGTTATCTGCCTTTATCTTATAAACCGTATTTTTCAAATTCTTTTTCGATTTTTTCTAAATCTTTTTCATCATACTTCTCATATTTTTTAATATCATGCAAGATATGTTTAATATTATGTAGTGCTTTTGACTCATAGTACCATTTTTTTACACTATGTTTTTTAGGGTCAGTTTCGACTTGATCTAATTTATCTAAATTAGCATCTAATTCATTTAAAACTTTCACAACATCATCAATTACTTTGTCTTCTTTTTTTTCATAATTTGTCATTTTGAAAACACCCCTTTAATAAGTATAAGTTAAGTATAGTCCTATTATATTAGAAAACAAACTGATAACACTTATGCATATATCATTTTAGTAGATTGCTTTGTCTAATAAACACTTACTTCAATATAAGCGATGATTAAATAAAGGTAATATAACAAAATAGGTTTATTTTTTCATATCGAATAATCGAGCGTGTTTTACGTCTTCGATTGTTTGTGTTCCTGCTAATTGCATAACACGTTTTAAATCTGTTTCAAAGTATTCTAAGACAGATTTAACACCTTTCCATCCACCTAAAGCAAGTCCGAATAATACTGGACGACCTAAAGCAATAATATCTGCTCCACTTGCTAGTGCTTTAAAGATGTGCTCTCCACGACGAACACCACTATCAAATACGATTGGCACACGACCTGCTACAGCTTCAGAGATTTCAGCTAACACTTCAAACGATCCTGGTGCATTATCTAACTGACGTCCACCGTGATTTGATACCCAGATACCAGCTGCTCCAGCACCAATTGCTAATACAGCATCTTCAGGCGTTTGTACTCCTTTAACAAATACTGGTAAACCAGAATATTCAGCAATAAATTTTACGTCAGCTGGTTCAATTTTTTGTTTAGATTGAGCATAAATGTTATTTAATGACATGTTTTCTCCAGAACCTGTTAAGTAACGAGAAACAATTGGCATACCAAATGGGTAAACAAATTTATTTTCTAAATCACGTTCACGATTTCCACTTAGTGTTGCATCAGCTGTTAAAATAATCGCTGTCGCACCATCTGCTTTTGCTTCATCTAAGATGTTTTTATTCATTTCTTCATCTTTACTCATGTAGATTTGGAACCAACGTGGGTTACCATTTAAACCAGCATCGATTTCTTCAAATGTTGCACCAGAATAAGCACTGATAGACATAATTGTTCCACCAAATTCAGAGATTCCTTTAGCAGTTCCAGCTTCTTTTGTTGCGTGAGCTAATCCGTGAGCTGCAATTGGAGCCATAATAAACGGTACTTTTAAATCGTGTTCAAAGATTTTTGTTGATGTATCTGGGTGTTCAACGTTAGCTAATACACGAGGGAGTATACCTTTACTTAACCAAGCTTCGTCATTACGTTGTAGCGTAAATTCTTTTCCTGATCCACCTGATATATAGTCAAATCCACCTTTAGGAACGACTTTACTTGCTTCTTCTTCTAATCTATAAGTACTAATTACGTCAATTTCTTGTTCAATTGTTGGTGCATTGTATGTTTGTTGTTCTGTCATGTTATTTCATCCTTTTTGATTTTTTTGTTTTTAAAATTTATTCCCTAACTTAATTAAAATAAAAGATTGGTAATCGGTCCTGTAAATGGTACCAAGATGACAACTGTAATACCTGTTACCACGATTGATAAGCCGGACATAGCTCCTTGAACTTCGCCCAGTTCAATCGCTTTTGCTGTTCCCATAGCATGAGATGAACTTCCTAATGCGACACCTTGAGCCACTGGATCTGTGATGTTAAACAACTTAAAGACAGTTGGTCCAATCATCGCTCCAATAACGCCCGTAAAAACAACCACTGCAACAGTCAGTGATACAATCCCGCCAAGAGAGTCAGATACTCCTACTGCAATAGCCGTCGTAATTGATTTAGGAATTAATGTTGCTCCCATCTCTTGTTCAAACTTAAATAGCATACTGAAAGCATAAATCATAACGGTATGGAAAATCACACCACTAAATATTCCCGTTAATATAGCTGGGTAATATTTTTTCAAATACACAAAATTTTGTTCCAGCTTAATTGCTAACGCCACTGTTGCTGGGGTAACAAATAAACTTAAAAACTGCCCACCATTTTTATAGGTTTCAAGTGGTATATCTAAAAACACTAAAATTACTATTAGTACAACAATTGCAAATACTAACGGTGTAAATAATGGATTTTTCGGCCATTTTGCTTTTAGACGTGCTGCTAATAAATATAATCCAACAGTCATACTAATCCATAAAAATGGACTCTCTAATATATTAGACAACATCTACTTCTACCTCTATTTCTTCGATTATCACGGTATTTTGTGTTTCCGCTTCCACTTCTTTAGATTTAACTGCCTGAACAATTCGTCCAACAAACGCAATCATCAATGTTGTTGTCACCGCCATAATAACCAGTAATTGCCACCATGTATTAGCTAATACACCGAAGTTTGCCATAAGTCCAACGCCTGCTGGGACAAAGAATATTCCCATGTTATTAGTTAACCATGTTCCCACTTCATCAACTTGGTCCATCCTGACCCACTTAAAGTGAAGAGCACAGAAGAATAGCACCATACCAATCACACTTCCTGGAATTGCAATAAATGTAGATAATAGTGCAGAGACTATTTCACCTAATAAAGAAAATAAAAAAATCCAGAAAAGTTGTTTGATTTGTTTCATAAAAATCAACTCTCTTTCGTTTTGTAAACGTTTTAGTGACATAAATATATCATGAGACAGATTCTTTGAATAATACTATTTCCTTATGATATTATAAATGCTGCTTATGTAAATAGCTTTTATATACATTTTGCTTATGAGTGTTTTTTCACAATATTTTAGAGGAGCTCACCATGAATTTAAAAGATCTAGCATACTTTCACCATCTTGCACAAACGCTTAGTTTTACTGCTACTGCCGATTATTTTTACATATCCCAACCTTCCATTTCTATGGCTATAAAACGGCTAGAAAACGAACTAGATACCGTTCTAATTGATAGAAAAAGAATTCACAAGAAGCTTAGTTTGACTGAAACCGGTGACATTTTATATCGTTATTCTCATCAAATTTTAAAGTCCGTTGAACAAGCGGAAGAGGAAATTCATGACTTTAAACATCAAATCGTCTACTTTGGTTTCTTACCAACTATTGGTGGCTATTTTATGTCCCATTTATTACCTCATTTGAATACATTTTCATCCTCAATGAAATTTATTGAAGAAGAAAGTTCGGATATTATGTTAAATCTAGTAAAAAGTGGTAAGGTTCCCATTGCAATCATTGGAAGTGACGAACCTGTATTTAACGACGCCTCTTTAATTCAAGTGCCATTAAAACAAGAAGATATGGCTTTATGGGTGTCAAAGAGTCACCCACTTGCTACTCAAAAAAAAATCTCCCCTACAGCTTGTAAGGAAGATGTCTTTATTTCATTAGAAAAAGGATACATGCATCACCGAATATTTGATGACTGGGTATTAGATCATCACTTAAAAAATATTCAAACAATTTACACTAAAGAAATACAGACTGCCCTATCCATTGCGAGTTCTACCAACATGATAGCCTTTTTAAGTGATATTTTAGTACGAGATCATCCAGGATTAGTTAAAGTTGAGATTGAACAACCACCGCAAATCTACATAAGTCTGATAGTAAACAAACACATTCATCAATCTAATACATTTCAGACAACATTTAATCAAAAAATTATTGATTTAGCACAAGAATTTAGCCAACCTTTTAACGTGGAATAAACTATTTATTTTATTAACAATAATTTCTAAATAATATATGAAACTAATTATTTTTTGGTATGATAATACGAGGAGCTGATATAATGAAAAAACAAGGAATTTTAAACATCGTCCTATTAATAGCATTGATTGCATTTGCTGGAGTAAGTGTCTATAAAGTAGAACAAAACAATAAAGATATTGCTCAAGCGCAAATTCAAATAAATGAATTAAAAGCGACAATAGATAAACAATCAAAAGAATTAAGTGATAAAGATACCACAATAAAAGATCTAAAAAGTGACGTCCAAACTGCTCAAGAAAAAATAAAAAAGCTAAATGAAACGAGCTCGTTTTCACAAACAGGTACTCAGGTTGGCGACACACAAAGCAATACGAGCACTTACAACCCATTCTAATAAAAATAATCGCATGGTGTTTTCTTAATATAGGCACATCATGCGATTATTTTTATTAAGTCCACCATCTTATTTCTTACTGATTCGTCCAGCCTAATATATCTAAACTATATAGAGTGTCATCCATAGTCGCAATATGAGGCAAATGAGCCCATCTCTTAAATCCATTGGTTAGAAATAATCTCTGACTTGCTTTATTGTGAGAAAACACATAAGCCATTATAGTTGTGATGCCACAACGAGTCACTTGTGAAAATACCCAGTCTAAAGCTTGTTGACCCAATCGTTGACCTTGATGATCTTTATCAATATATAGGCTAATTTCAGCTGTTGCCTGAAATGCTGGTCTGCCGTAAAAATCTTCCAAGGCTACCCATCCCACGATACTTCCTTCTTTTTTTATCACCCAAATCGGACGGGTTGTTTGATTATATGACTCAAACCACTTAATTTTTGATTCAACCGTTACAACTTCAGTATCTGCTGTTGAAATTCGTGTTGGTATCGCTTGGTTATAAATCGCAATAATTTCAGGTAATTCATCGCGTGTAGCATATGAAAACGTGACAGTCATCTTAATTTTCCTCTTTTCCTTCCAATAATGAGTATTAGTCTAACATACCACTGTTTTATTCGCACGTTTTTTATAATAATTCATACACATCGAACCCAAAATGCCTTATGTGTTGTTTTAACAACTCAATATAGGTTTGCGCCACTTGACTTATTTCAATTTTTTTATGGCGTAAATATCCTAACGTCATCGTTTCATCCACATCAAGTGGAATTGCCACAATCTTCTCATCATTTAGCTCACTACTAATAATCCCTGAGCTAATCGTATAACCATTTAATCCAATCATTAAATTAAAAATCGTTGCCCGGTCACTAATTTGAATATGCTTTTTATGTGGTAATGTACTTAAAATCTCTTCTGAAAAATAAAATGAATTGGTATCTCCCTGTTCATAAGATAAATAAGGATAACCTGCCAAATCATCAAGTGTTAGGCGTGTTTTTTTCGTCAAAGGATTATCTCGTCCGACAAACACATGTGGTTGAGCATCAAAAAGTGGCACAAACATCAAATCTTTTTCTGAAATCAATCGCTTTAACACGGTTTTATTAAAGTCATTCAAATAAATCACACCTAACTCACTACGAAATGTCTGCACATCATTTAGCGTATTTTCCGTAATGGTCTCTCGCAAAGTAAAGTGATATTCATCTTTACCGACTTCTTTTACCAATTCGACAAAGGCGTGTACGACAAAGGCATAATGTTGTGCAGACACACTAAATGTTCTCTTACGGGCTGTATCTTGTTTAAACCGTCCATTCAACAAATTCACTTGGTCAAGCACCATACGAGAATAATTCATAAACTCTCGCCCTTCACTTGTGAGCGTGATCCCTACTTTACTTCGATAAAATAATTGGATATTATACTCTTTTTCTAACTCTTTCATGGCTTGTGATAAACTAGGTTGACTGATAAACAACTGTTTGGCAGCTTCATTAATAGAACCTGTTTCCGCTATTTTTTCTAAATATTCTAACTGTTGGATGCGCATAGTGACCTCCTTACGTTATAGTTTTTACCTATTATATCACTAAATTATTCTGTATTATCTATTTTTCTTTAATCTTGCTACAATACCTTCAACACTTAAAAAACGGAGGGATTATTTATGACACGATCAAAATTTCAATTAGTTGGATCATTACTTAGACCGAAAAATTTATTAGAGTATAAAGAACAAATCGAAGCACGTGACGATATCACCTATCCTTTTTATGATGACTTTGCTGGTTATCAAGAAGTGGAAACAAACGCCATTAAAGAAGTCGTAAAAGAGCAGATTGAACATGGGATTGATATTGTGACTGATGGGGAGTTTTCAAAAGCATTATGGCATCTTGATTTCTTATGGGGATTAGATGGTGTCGAACGGTTTATCACAGATCACGGTTATGCGTTTAAAGATCATGATGGCACTCATTTTGAAACACGTAAAGATATCGGGATTCGTATCACTGCTCCTTTAAGCGGTAAAAACCATCACTTCCTTAAAATTTTTAAAGAAGTAAAAGAAGACGCTGGTAACACTCAAGCAAAATTAACCGTATGGGGAGCAGCCCATGCTTTTACTGAATTAACAGTATTTAATGGCCTTTACGGTAACGGACAAGTGTATAAAACACAAGATGATTTGAAAAAAGGCTTAATTAAAGCCTACAAAGAATTTCTAACTGAATTTAAAGAAATTGGTGGCGAAATCGTCCAATTTGATGATTGTTTATGGACACTATTTTCTTCAGATAACCAAGATAGTTTCTTCGCTGAAGGAAATGAGAGTTTAGAAGATTTAGCTGATACATTTATCGCCATTAACAATGAAGTGGCTGACTTTGGGCATTCATTAGGACTGAAAGTTTGGACACATAACTGTCGCGGTAATTATCAAAGTCGTCATGCTGCTGGTGGAAGTTATCAAACCATTGCGAAAAAATTCTTAGGAGAACAACATTATGATCGCTTCTTCTTAGAGTGGGATGACGAACGTGCAGGTGATATCTCAGCCTTAGAAGTTTTAAAAAATAAGCCACATGTAGAAGTGGTATTAGGTTTACTATCAAGTAAAACAGCTACTTTAGATGATGAAACAAGAATCTATCAATTACTCGAAAAAGCGAGTCAAATTTTACCTAAAGAAAGATTACTACTATCTCATCAATGTGGATTTGCGTCATGTGATTGTGGAAATGAATTAACCCAAGCACAACAATGGGCAAAAATTGACCAAGGACAAAAAATCGCTAAAAACTTCTGGACTGATGATTATGTGAATCAATATAATTAGAATAAAACAATCCACTATATTAATCCTTCACCACCATAAAAACGAGCAATGATTATTCATGCTCGTTTTGTTTTATTATTCGATGCAACCATTTTTTGGCTTTTTCAACTTCTAAATAGGTCAATTGGTGCGTTAGTGTCCACTCTGATAGGATATTCGCATGAAATCTTTGAAATAAAGTCAGAACTCGTTGACTTTCCTCAATAGGAACAATACTATCTTGTGTTCCTAATGTGACAAATAATTCTGTTTGACTTAAATCATGATCCTCTAAAACATTTATTGGGTACATAGGATGAAATAATACTGCTCTTTGATACTTATCAGGGTAGTTCAGCAATAACTTAATAGCGATATTTGCACCATTAGAATAACCAACTAAGACAATCTCTTGATGACTTAACTGACTCTTTTGCAAAAGCTCACTAATAAACCTATGTAAGTCGTTTGCACGCATTTCTAAATCTACTTCATCATAAACACCGTCACTTACTCGACTAAAAAAGCGAGACTGATCTTGTTCCAATACTTCTCCTCTAATA from Vagococcus martis includes these protein-coding regions:
- a CDS encoding tRNA dihydrouridine synthase, with translation MTTNFWQELPKPFFILAPMEDVTDVVFRHVVKEAGAPDVFFTEFTNSDSFCHPDGKESVQGRLVFEEDEQPIVAHIWGDNPEYFRQMSTELKEMGFKGIDINMGCPVPNVATRGKGSGLILRPDVAAELIAAAKEGGLPVSVKTRIGYHSQDEMIDWLTHILKQDIANLSIHLRTRDEMSKVPAKWELIPEILALRDEIAPNTLITINGDVLDRQMGLELVEKYGVDGVMIGRGIFKNPYAFEKEPKNHSTEDLLGLLRLQLDLQDEYAKQVPRSIVGLHRFFKIYVKGFPGASDLRVSLMNTKSTDEVRALLDAFFQKDN
- a CDS encoding alpha-hydroxy-acid oxidizing protein, which translates into the protein MTEQQTYNAPTIEQEIDVISTYRLEEEASKVVPKGGFDYISGGSGKEFTLQRNDEAWLSKGILPRVLANVEHPDTSTKIFEHDLKVPFIMAPIAAHGLAHATKEAGTAKGISEFGGTIMSISAYSGATFEEIDAGLNGNPRWFQIYMSKDEEMNKNILDEAKADGATAIILTADATLSGNRERDLENKFVYPFGMPIVSRYLTGSGENMSLNNIYAQSKQKIEPADVKFIAEYSGLPVFVKGVQTPEDAVLAIGAGAAGIWVSNHGGRQLDNAPGSFEVLAEISEAVAGRVPIVFDSGVRRGEHIFKALASGADIIALGRPVLFGLALGGWKGVKSVLEYFETDLKRVMQLAGTQTIEDVKHARLFDMKK
- a CDS encoding LrgB family protein, which translates into the protein MLSNILESPFLWISMTVGLYLLAARLKAKWPKNPLFTPLVFAIVVLIVILVFLDIPLETYKNGGQFLSLFVTPATVALAIKLEQNFVYLKKYYPAILTGIFSGVIFHTVMIYAFSMLFKFEQEMGATLIPKSITTAIAVGVSDSLGGIVSLTVAVVVFTGVIGAMIGPTVFKLFNITDPVAQGVALGSSSHAMGTAKAIELGEVQGAMSGLSIVVTGITVVILVPFTGPITNLLF
- a CDS encoding CidA/LrgA family protein, whose protein sequence is MKQIKQLFWIFLFSLLGEIVSALLSTFIAIPGSVIGMVLFFCALHFKWVRMDQVDEVGTWLTNNMGIFFVPAGVGLMANFGVLANTWWQLLVIMAVTTTLMIAFVGRIVQAVKSKEVEAETQNTVIIEEIEVEVDVV
- a CDS encoding LysR family transcriptional regulator, translated to MNLKDLAYFHHLAQTLSFTATADYFYISQPSISMAIKRLENELDTVLIDRKRIHKKLSLTETGDILYRYSHQILKSVEQAEEEIHDFKHQIVYFGFLPTIGGYFMSHLLPHLNTFSSSMKFIEEESSDIMLNLVKSGKVPIAIIGSDEPVFNDASLIQVPLKQEDMALWVSKSHPLATQKKISPTACKEDVFISLEKGYMHHRIFDDWVLDHHLKNIQTIYTKEIQTALSIASSTNMIAFLSDILVRDHPGLVKVEIEQPPQIYISLIVNKHIHQSNTFQTTFNQKIIDLAQEFSQPFNVE
- a CDS encoding GNAT family N-acetyltransferase, with the protein product MTVTFSYATRDELPEIIAIYNQAIPTRISTADTEVVTVESKIKWFESYNQTTRPIWVIKKEGSIVGWVALEDFYGRPAFQATAEISLYIDKDHQGQRLGQQALDWVFSQVTRCGITTIMAYVFSHNKASQRLFLTNGFKRWAHLPHIATMDDTLYSLDILGWTNQ
- a CDS encoding LysR family transcriptional regulator; translation: MRIQQLEYLEKIAETGSINEAAKQLFISQPSLSQAMKELEKEYNIQLFYRSKVGITLTSEGREFMNYSRMVLDQVNLLNGRFKQDTARKRTFSVSAQHYAFVVHAFVELVKEVGKDEYHFTLRETITENTLNDVQTFRSELGVIYLNDFNKTVLKRLISEKDLMFVPLFDAQPHVFVGRDNPLTKKTRLTLDDLAGYPYLSYEQGDTNSFYFSEEILSTLPHKKHIQISDRATIFNLMIGLNGYTISSGIISSELNDEKIVAIPLDVDETMTLGYLRHKKIEISQVAQTYIELLKQHIRHFGFDVYELL
- a CDS encoding cobalamin-independent methionine synthase II family protein — translated: MTRSKFQLVGSLLRPKNLLEYKEQIEARDDITYPFYDDFAGYQEVETNAIKEVVKEQIEHGIDIVTDGEFSKALWHLDFLWGLDGVERFITDHGYAFKDHDGTHFETRKDIGIRITAPLSGKNHHFLKIFKEVKEDAGNTQAKLTVWGAAHAFTELTVFNGLYGNGQVYKTQDDLKKGLIKAYKEFLTEFKEIGGEIVQFDDCLWTLFSSDNQDSFFAEGNESLEDLADTFIAINNEVADFGHSLGLKVWTHNCRGNYQSRHAAGGSYQTIAKKFLGEQHYDRFFLEWDDERAGDISALEVLKNKPHVEVVLGLLSSKTATLDDETRIYQLLEKASQILPKERLLLSHQCGFASCDCGNELTQAQQWAKIDQGQKIAKNFWTDDYVNQYN
- a CDS encoding alpha/beta hydrolase, whose amino-acid sequence is MNYTIKYGGKEQPVLILLHGTGGNESSLLDVGKDLMSDATLIGIRGEVLEQDQSRFFSRVSDGVYDEVDLEMRANDLHRFISELLQKSQLSHQEIVLVGYSNGANIAIKLLLNYPDKYQRAVLFHPMYPINVLEDHDLSQTELFVTLGTQDSIVPIEESQRVLTLFQRFHANILSEWTLTHQLTYLEVEKAKKWLHRIIKQNEHE